A single genomic interval of Magnetococcus sp. PR-3 harbors:
- a CDS encoding ATP-binding protein, with amino-acid sequence MKFDLLPRTLSGQLLMILTTGISLVLALSAVLHLHERGDALSSYGGIQAAYQLKGVVETLDPLPVSERQQLLKLMETSLQFVRILEPEAEAIIHSTPSHPMALQFFQHLQTIFGPGWALRVKMLAWDNPTVAAHPEMDVHQRHHQQHMGGMQRIFPDGLSFLAQVQLKDGRWVEFHNHLPKEVFNRPDHLIYALFGLFFGAMVLSVVAIHLTTRPLTLLVKATHGLGEDINRDPLPVQGCRELRQTAKALNGMQARIKRHVQERTQLLAAISHDLRTPLTRMRLRTERLEQGEMQDAYFQDLKEMEEMTSGAMAFIRGMEQKEQRQRIDVCAMLERLQEEFAELGHQIDLEIPDSMPFWVMRNSFKRALSNLISNGVQYGKQVSLSVKQQGSHLWLEVRDHGPGIPEEDLHRVVEPFERLETSRSRHTGGSGLGLAIVRNIIHAHGGALRLWNHPQGGLVVTLTLEDKPVTSEPNAPV; translated from the coding sequence ATGAAGTTTGATCTTCTGCCCCGTACCCTCTCTGGTCAGTTGTTGATGATTTTAACCACCGGTATCTCTCTGGTTTTGGCCCTAAGTGCGGTGTTACACCTGCATGAACGGGGGGATGCCCTTTCCAGCTATGGGGGTATTCAGGCGGCCTACCAGCTAAAAGGGGTGGTGGAGACACTGGATCCGCTACCGGTATCGGAACGCCAGCAACTGCTTAAACTGATGGAGACCTCCCTACAGTTTGTGCGGATTTTAGAGCCGGAGGCCGAAGCGATTATCCATAGTACCCCCAGCCACCCCATGGCATTGCAGTTTTTCCAACATCTGCAGACCATCTTTGGTCCGGGTTGGGCCTTAAGGGTCAAAATGCTGGCTTGGGATAACCCCACCGTAGCGGCACATCCTGAAATGGATGTGCATCAACGTCATCACCAGCAACATATGGGGGGAATGCAGCGGATCTTCCCCGATGGTCTCTCCTTTTTGGCCCAGGTGCAGTTAAAAGATGGTCGATGGGTGGAATTTCATAACCATCTACCCAAAGAGGTGTTTAACCGTCCGGACCATCTGATCTATGCCCTGTTCGGGCTCTTTTTTGGGGCGATGGTATTGTCTGTGGTGGCCATTCATCTAACCACCCGTCCATTGACCCTGTTGGTTAAAGCCACCCATGGTTTGGGGGAGGATATCAACCGTGATCCGCTGCCGGTTCAAGGGTGTCGGGAGTTGCGTCAGACCGCTAAGGCCTTAAATGGTATGCAGGCGCGCATTAAACGACATGTACAGGAGCGGACACAGTTGCTGGCTGCGATCTCCCATGATCTGCGAACACCACTAACCCGTATGCGTCTACGAACAGAGCGGCTTGAGCAGGGGGAGATGCAAGACGCCTATTTTCAAGATCTCAAAGAGATGGAGGAGATGACCAGCGGTGCTATGGCTTTTATCCGTGGTATGGAGCAAAAAGAGCAGCGGCAACGGATAGATGTCTGTGCCATGTTGGAGCGTTTACAAGAGGAGTTTGCCGAGCTAGGGCACCAGATCGATTTAGAGATACCCGACTCCATGCCTTTTTGGGTGATGCGCAATAGCTTTAAACGTGCGTTGAGTAATCTTATCAGTAATGGGGTGCAATATGGCAAGCAGGTAAGCCTCTCGGTCAAGCAGCAAGGGTCGCATTTATGGCTTGAGGTTCGGGACCATGGTCCTGGTATTCCTGAAGAAGATCTACACCGGGTGGTGGAGCCCTTTGAAAGGTTAGAAACTTCCCGAAGTCGCCATACAGGGGGATCCGGGTTGGGCTTGG